A single genomic interval of Procambarus clarkii isolate CNS0578487 chromosome 17, FALCON_Pclarkii_2.0, whole genome shotgun sequence harbors:
- the LOC138365667 gene encoding putative per-hexamer repeat protein 5, whose product MPGMYANQMPKSSIESSNRLFMASILEDKRSRGTLSSSVSRELYDHCWNIHGRSSCHLPVLTQTRKSSGQLATDLATDLATDLATDLATDLATDLATDLATDLATDLATDLATDLATDLATDLATDLATDLATDLATDLATDLATDLATDLATDLATDLATDLATDLAIDLATDLATDMATDLATDLATDLATDLTTDLATDLATDLATDLATDLATDLATDLATDLATDLATDLATDLATDLATDLATDLATDLATDLATDLATDLATDLATDLATDLATDLATDLATDLATDLATDLATDLATDLATDLATDLATDLATDLATDLATDLAITGKGCGGRTTVGSSTGNQPLVE is encoded by the coding sequence ATGCCTGGAATGTATGCAAATCAAATGCCGAAAAGCTCGATTGAAAGCTCGAATCGCCTTTTCATGGCTTCCATTCTGGAAGACAAGCGATCCAGGGGAACTCTAAGCAGTTCTGTAAGCCGGGAATTATATGACCACTGCTGGAATATACACGGTAGAAGTTCttgccatcttccagtactgacacagACCAGGAAGTCATCAGGACAGCTGGCCACAGACCTGGCCACAGACCTGGCTACAGACCTGGCCACAGACCTGGCCACAGACCTGGCCACAGACCTGGCCACAGACCTGGCCACTGACCTGGCCACAGACCTGGCTACAGACCTGGCCACAGACCTGGCCACAGACCTGGCCACAGACCTGGCCACAGACCTGGCCACTGACCTGGCCACAGACCTGGCCACAGACCTGGCCACAGACCTGGCTACAGACCTGGCCACAGACCTGGCCACAGACCTGGCCACAGACCTGGCCACAGACCTGGCCACTGACCTGGCCATAGACCTGGCCACAGACCTGGCCACAGACATGGCCACAGACCTGGCCACAGACCTGGCCACAGACCTGGCCACAGACCTGACCACAGACCTGGCCACAGACCTGGCCACTGACCTGGCCACAGACCTGGCCACTGACCTGGCCACAGACCTGGCCACAGACCTGGCCACAGACCTGGCTACAGACCTGGCCACAGACCTGGCCACAGACCTGGCCACAGACCTGGCCACAGACCTGGCTACAGACCTGGCCACAGACCTGGCCACTGACCTGGCCACAGACCTGGCCACAGACCTGGCTACAGACCTGGCCACAGACCTGGCCACAGACCTGGCTACAGACCTGGCCACAGACCTGGCCACAGACCTGGCTACAGACCTGGCCACAGACCTGGCCACAGACCTGGCTACAGACCTGGCCACAGACCTGGCCACTGACCTGGCCACAGACCTGGCCACTGACCTGGCCACAGACCTGGCCACAGACCTGGCCATCACCGGGAAAGGCTGTGGGGGTAGAACAACAGTCGGATCCTCAACAGGTAATCAGCCCCTCGTGGAGTGA